Within Thermogemmata fonticola, the genomic segment AAAGTACGCCTCGGCGTAACGCGGATTGAGCCGAAGCGCCTCATTGAAGTCCGCCAGCGCCAGGTCCCACTCCTGCCGCTCGGCCCGCACCCAACCCCGGCCGTAGTAGGCCTCGGCATGGCGAGGATCGAGGCGAAGCACCACCGTGAAGTCGGCAATCGCCCGCTCCCAGTCCTGCTGGTAGAACCACCCTAAGCCGCGGGCATAGTAAGCCCGAACATAGGCGGCATCGAGCCGAATCGCCTCCGAGAAGCATGGGATGGCCCGCTCCCACTTTCTCCGCCTCATCCACGCTAGACCCAAATTGTAATAACGCTGGGCTTCAGGATGATTCATATCACTGTAGTTAACCATCGTTTGGCTCCACTTTCAGCTTTGTCTTTATCCAATATCTGCAATGATTTTCGCCGCCGCTGGGACGCCGTCCTTTTCTCTCAGCTCCGCTGACTCCGACGAGGGGAAACGCCGTCCTTCGCCGGCTTTTTTTCGTCCACCTTCCTCTCTGGCAGAAGCGGCGGAAAACTAGCCTCCTCCTCTAGCGCTCGCCGCAGCTCGTTCTCGATGGCAAAGGGGGCGATCTGCCGCAGTTTGTCATAGTCGGCCTTAGCTTTGGCCCGGTCCCCTTTCTTCAACCAGGCCAGCGCCCGCTGGTTGTACGCCCTCGTCTCCTTGGGTTTGAGGCGGATCACTTCGCTGTAATCCGCGATGGCCCGGTCCAGGTCCCCCTTTTTGTTCCAGACATCGCCGCGGAGGAAGTAGGTTGCCGGGTCCGACGGTTGCAGACGGATGGCGACGGAGTAGTCCGCGATCGCCTGGTCCAGGTTCCCTTTCTTCTCCCAGGCTCGGCCCCGGCCTCGGTACGCCTCGGTAAACTGGGGGTTGAGGCGAATCGCCTCGGTGTAGTCCGCGATGGCTTTGTCGGTATCCTCTTCCCACCACAGGGCTTGAGCGCGGCGGTAATACGCCTCGGCATACTTGGGGTTCAAGCGCAGGGCCGTGGTCAG encodes:
- a CDS encoding tetratricopeptide repeat protein, which produces MRRSYHVLLLGLACLLLSTGTGGISWGQLPPGKADLHLRRAQDEGKRGNWDQVIDECTEVILHDTNSSKLAEAYALRAQAWLQKQEWDLAIADCNEALRFNAKVAGVYITRGHAWREKGDSAKAQADFNEAIRLSPRSAEAYYGRALTQSTRERTIADLTTALRLNPKYAEAYYRRAQALWWEEDTDKAIADYTEAIRLNPQFTEAYRGRGRAWEKKGNLDQAIADYSVAIRLQPSDPATYFLRGDVWNKKGDLDRAIADYSEVIRLKPKETRAYNQRALAWLKKGDRAKAKADYDKLRQIAPFAIENELRRALEEEASFPPLLPERKVDEKKPAKDGVSPRRSQRS